The following coding sequences lie in one Panicum virgatum strain AP13 chromosome 6N, P.virgatum_v5, whole genome shotgun sequence genomic window:
- the LOC120679112 gene encoding uncharacterized protein LOC120679112 → MAFACHRRFQVTESSENESVEPTEFVEPETGVQFVVEPEVNHGIRELSAGSSNLKRHTGCLRLSDELRADQRRSLLSHPPSSRPQGKMGSDGPRRTRPPRAGQPADAPDALLHAVPSNRWAAARLHPREGKPDVWPPAVARLAAPFVSGGGGKAAERRPPAWALAARGSTASRLPSQRPPGGGGSPPLSSSTRPPTATFGKGLRDLRHELAPRAGLKTGTQSESSGCKGQSRRGMAAAEWVGGMWAGRNGGMG, encoded by the exons TGACTGAATCGTCGGAGAACGAAtccgtggagcccaccgagttCGTTGAGCCTGAAACCGGAGTCCAGTTCGTGGTTGAACCCGAAGTTAACCatg GAATTCGTGAGCTGTCAGCAGGGTCTTCGAACCTTAAGAGGCACACGGGTTGTCTCAGACTGTCGGATGAGCTCCGAGCGGATCAGAGAAGAAGCCTCCTGTCCCACCCGCCGTCGTCGCGGCCGCAGGGCAAGATGGGCTCTGACGGACCCCGGCGGACGCGGCCTCCACGTGCTGGGCAGCCTGCAGATGCTCCGGACGCCCTCCTCCACGCGGTCCCCTCCAACCGCTGGGCGGCCGCTCGCCTCCACCCGCGTGAAGGCAAGCCCGACGTCTGGCCGCCGGCCGTTGCGCGCCTGGCGGCCCCCTTTGtctccggtggcggcggcaaggcagcggagcggcggccgccCGCCTGGGCACTCGCGGCAAGGGGCTCGACGGCGTCCCGCCTCCCCTCCCAGCGAcctcccggcggcggtggtTCCCCGCCTCTCAGTTCGAGTACTCGACCGCCGACCGCGACGTTCGGGAAAGGACTTCGCGATCTGCGGCACGAACTGGCGCCCAGGGCTGGCCTGAAAACTggcacccaatccgagtccagCGGCTGCAAGGGGCAGAGCCGCAGAGGGATGGCGGCGGCTGAGTGGGTGGGTGGGATGTGGGCGGGTCGGAATGGAGGGATGGGGTAG